Within the Heptranchias perlo isolate sHepPer1 chromosome 39, sHepPer1.hap1, whole genome shotgun sequence genome, the region GAGATGTGGGCTGTAACGGGGGTAAGGACCAGGGTGAGAGGCAATAATTGTTTTAATGGAGCAAGGGCATCAAAGTTGGAGGtacggtgtgattgagcagatcggtagccatTTGGTACAGTGTAGATATTTTATATTGAAAAAAATATGCATTCAGGGTACGACAATGACTAACAGTCACTCAATCGCCGACCATGTTGCGCTGGTGAAATTGTGTTCGTCGCACCAGCACCTGATTGAACGGTGCTGCCGGGTGATGACCCATTTTATATTCCCCTCCCAGCTCCGATATTGTATCTCATGTTGTCAATGCGATTTACtctatcactctatcactctcacaGCTTTTTGGTATGATTTGCACTTTGACGGTTAAGTGCTAACTGACAGGTTCACATTTTATTCCCCTTCTTCTCCAATTCACTTTTAATTTTTAGAACTGGAACAACGGAGCCTTCGTAGAATTAATTAAAGCATCGAGTTACCAAGAGCTAAATAACGTCATCAAGAAACTGCTTTGAGGTCACAGTTTCAGCGCGGGGGATGACTGAGCCTCAGAGTGCCCAGTGGAGCCTCGATTTTCGCACTGCCTCATTAAATGATCGTGGAGCGCACTTTACTCATTGATTTGGAAAATAAACATGTTCTAATATGTTTGTTCGAAGGCCCGTGGCTAATACCATCTCTTATGTAAAACCACTGTGTCCCTGTGGGATTGACTGGTGTATAAAACAGCTCCTGTTTCAATTCATTGTCTTTGTGTCCAAACCAGAGCCTTGCTGCCACGATTGTCCGGTTTCGGCAGGAAATGGGACGGGCAGCAGTTTTCTCCGAATCAGTCATTTGCTATCCAATTCTTGCAATTATTGGTCTTCCCAGTAAGTAATAAATtaatgacgaaaggtcatcgacctgaaacgttaactctgttcctttctccaaagatgctgcctcactgagtattttcagcattttctgtttttatttcagagttccagaatccgcagtattttgcgctTGCAGTAATAACAAGCATTTATTATGTGGAccatttttaaaatgcattgttgcTTTCACAATGTGCTGTTTGCCTCCATCTCTTTCTTCCTTGGTTGCCCATTTTATGGTAAGTTTATTGAATAGAAAGCTCTCACTTTGCCTTACTTCTTATAAAAGGAAAACTATTGTGATATTATATAAGGCTCTCTAAATGCATACATCAAATGCAAGTTCTCCCGTTTGTTAAACGCCTTGCAATCAGCTACATGGAATAACTGTGGCCATCAGGTTTATCGTGAGGACCCTTATGCGGAGTTTTAACCAGAGTTTATCTTCCAAATGTCAACAGGCCGGTTACGCATCTCCAAGATTCAGTATACCTGACTCACGTGAATTCctaaacttctcccacgctgtgAATTGACTTTGGGGGCGAATTCAACCTAACCCGactgtcgggaaactgacgggatcgtgTGCATCGCTGGTTTAATACCCCATCCCATTTTATCCACTATTGAACGCAAAGGGTTCTAAAACCGGCGTTTCACGCCATacttgggttaaaattaccccttctGTCGCATAATTTGAAGGAAATCAATGGCTGTTTTACTGAACTCTCTTCATCACTTGCTCAGGATGAAAAGGCTTCTCATCAGTAATGTGTCTCCGAAAATATCATTGACAAAATCGTGAAACTGTCACAGTAAATCACGTGTGTCAAAGGAGGAGCCAATTTCCAGCAATTCGTATGCTGCACATATTTTATTCTCGACTGGAATCACTTAAATCAGCAGATAGTAGTGAGTGAATTTGGCACCGTCCTGATCCGGTTGTCTCAGTACAGCACCCGGTGAGACTGGGAGGAATCCGTTTCAGTAACAAGCCTCCTTTCTCACAAATACCAAACAGCCAATTGCAAAGGAGTGTGATTTTATatcctttttttttcaatttatttcAGCAAACATGATGTcagttgtgatcctgtcccggggaaagtgcggtctctccaaaggaATCACTCGTTACATGGCGGCCATGGCAGTAGCAGATCTAATGGTTTGCATGTTTAATGTAATATTACGAAATATCTTCAGGTATCATTTTCGAGATTCATGGTTGAGCTACACTTACGTGTGCCGTTTTACTGCTTTTATACAAGTATTTAGCAGCCAgctctctgtctggttcacagtttcATTCACGTTTGACCGCTTCATATCGATTTGTTGTCAGAAACTAAAATTGAAATATTGCACCGAAAGAACTGCCAGTGTAGTTTTAACGACCATATGTGTGCTCAGCTTTTTGATGAATATTCCTGTTTATTTCCGATTTGAGCCATACTATATGGTTGATCATATACAGTGGGGCTGCCGTACAGTTACAGGATATTTTTCTTCACCGGCATGGGTAGCTTACAAATGGATTAGCACTCTCTCATCCCCAATTCTCCCATGCCCTTTGTTATTGCTGTTAAATTCTCTCACTGCCAGGCACATCTTAGTGGCCAGTAGATCTCGCAGAGTCCTGAAGAGCCGAAACAATGGGGAGAACCGCAGTGATCCCGAGATGAAGAACCGAAGAACATCCATCATTCTGCTCTTCGCTATCTCGGGGAGTTTTATTGTGTTGTGGACGCCGATTACTGTAATAAACATCTGTGTCGGTGTGACGGAGACACCTACTTTCAAAGGTTCAAACTCACTTTATTTGGCAATTAGAATCACACTTCTGCTGATGTATTTGAGCTCCTGCACGAACACGTGCATTTATGCATTGACCCAGAGGAGATTCCGAGAGGAGATGAAGAATATGGTGAAATATCCGGTTACTTTCGTTTTCaagttattttaataattaaattTTATTTACTCGCATTTTCCTGGGATCTAGGTTCGTTGTTGCTACTTGAAGTGTTCGGCTGAGGCCAGGTATTGCACCCATTGGTTCTCATCCTTCCACAACACCAATTGTCCATTTTCCTACCTCACAAGGTGATGGCAGTTCCGCTGCTGTTCTAAAACTCGCCATACCGATATGAGAAAACGAATCGCACCGAATTCTCTAAACATATTACTGATAGAATGTTTTGCGGTATCTAAAAGTTCACAACATTTCACAATGGTTCATTTTTTGAGATGAAAGGACAGAGAGCGAATGTCCCCATCAGTTCTTGGCAAATTTCGGAATATTCCCTTTGGCTCCTATGAGTGAAAATACCAGATACTCACCGTGAAGAGTCCATCTGGTCTGTGCATGTGAGGGCATCAGTGACTCATTGTGGATATTTCTTCTGTATCCAATCCGTCAGGTTATCAGTGTGATCCCTATGTCTAAAGGGTTGGAAGTTATG harbors:
- the LOC137305275 gene encoding C5a anaphylatoxin chemotactic receptor 1-like — protein: MAAMAVADLMVCMFNVILRNIFRYHFRDSWLSYTYVCRFTAFIQVFSSQLSVWFTVSFTFDRFISICCQKLKLKYCTERTASVVLTTICVLSFLMNIPVYFRFEPYYMVDHIQWGCRTVTGYFSSPAWVAYKWISTLSSPILPCPLLLLLNSLTARHILVASRSRRVLKSRNNGENRSDPEMKNRRTSIILLFAISGSFIVLWTPITVINICVGVTETPTFKGSNSLYLAIRITLLLMYLSSCTNTCIYALTQRRFREEMKNMVKYPVTFVFKLF